From Cotesia glomerata isolate CgM1 linkage group LG2, MPM_Cglom_v2.3, whole genome shotgun sequence, a single genomic window includes:
- the LOC123259201 gene encoding uncharacterized protein LOC123259201 has translation MFVKPTWIISAIIVLEVQASWKAQVQSHKPTTRVKNYQKFPLFINEDRKNNIEHRSYPYAVPYSSRPRYRLAGKPYGFLRKRRPGIPAVFLRPPQIKKHRNRGFKSNKQKVPQKPRDSSKENSNEDNSREEEYIRDHDPAQETIEEVKDDTAEYDDSDDYIEEKLKGSDEDRVDFHVHGHQGPDSYIFGFDTGKGKSRQFRLEEKHGNGTVTGYYGYYDPMGKLRKIHYNSDASTGYQQQLIHNKNNDTVD, from the exons ATGTTTGTCAAGCCTACA TGGATAATAAGTGCAATAATTGTTCTGGAGGTTCAAGCGAGCTGGAAAGCACAAGTTCAAAGTCACAAACCGACGACTCGAGTGAAAAACTATCAAAAATTTCCTCTGTTCATAAACGAAGACCGCAAAAATAATATCGAGCATCGTTCGTATCCGTACGCGGTTCCTTATTCTTCGCGCCCTCGCTACCGATTGGCTGGGAAACCTTACGGATTTTTGAGGAAGCGCAGACCGGGAATCCCCGCGGTTTTTCTCAGGCCGCCGCAAATAAAGAAACATCGGAATAGAGGTTTCAAGTCTAACAAACAGAAAGTACCTCAAAAACCCAGAGATTCTTCTAAGGAGAATTCCAATGAAGATAACTCAAGAGAAGAAGAATATATCAGAGATCATGATCCAGCTCAGGAGACAATTGAAGAGGTTAAAGATGATACTGCTGAGTATGATGATAGTGATGATTATATAGAAGAAAAGTTGAAAGGGTCTGATGAAGATAGAGTTGATTTTCATGTTCATGGACATCAGGGACCGGATTCTTATATCTTTGGTTTTGATACAGGAAAAgg aaAAAGTCGACAATTTCGACTGGAAGAAAAACATGGAAACGGTACAGTTACTGGCTACTATGGTTATTACGATCCTATGGGTAAACTCCGTAAAATTCATTACAATTCAGATGCATCAACAGGTTACCAACAACAATTAATACACAATAAAAACAACGATACTgttgattaa
- the LOC123259203 gene encoding general odorant-binding protein 71 yields the protein MKTTCLIILMLFLTLYQTQALRCRSGNQKLSDDIRKVMQKCKRRSNSNKSDDSNDSSSENSDGDSSSDSDIFDEDFFNSRRDDSNSKTRMIRSRHQEYKQEEVRPYYMKNHTHKQDRMSDDNYYSSNNNNNNNNNHNKNRDKDSRDGFSDRNKNQDEQSCVTQCFFDELKLTNRQGFPDRTSVINMMLQGIHDPMVRDFIEQSIIECFHFVYGLHLDKCTFSKNLLSCFADKARERCEDWDD from the exons ATGAAGACAACctgtttgattattttaatgttattcTTAACTTTATATCAAACTCaa gcCCTAAGATGCCGGTCAGGAAACCAAAAACTGAGCGACGATATCCGAAAAGTGATGCAAAAATGCAAGCGGCGATCAAATTCCAATAAATCCGATGACTCTAACGATTCGAGCAGTGAAAATTCTGACGGAGATTCTTCATCCGACAGCGATATCTTCGAcgaagatttttttaactccAGAAGAGATGACAGCAACTCGAAGACTCGGATGATTAGGTCCAGACACCAAGAGTACAAGCAAGAAGAAGTCAGGCCTTATTACATGAAAAATCATACCCACAAACAAGACAGGATGTCTGATGACAATTATTACAgcagcaataataataacaataataataacaatcacAATAAAAACAGAGATAAAGATTCAAGAGACGGTTTCTCTGATAGAAACAAAAATCAAGATGAACAATCC tgtgtgACTCAATGCTTCTTCGATGAACTAAAGTTAACCAACAGACAAGGATTTCCAGACCGTACTTCGGTGATAAATATGATGCTCCAGGGAATTCATGACCCCATGGTACGAGATTTTATCGAGCAGTCTATTATCGAGTGTTTTCATTTTGTCTATGGCTTGCATTTGGATAAATGcacattttcaaaaaatttgttgtcTTGTTTTGCTGATAAAGCCCGAGag cGATGCGAGGATTGGGAcgattga
- the LOC123259192 gene encoding IST1 homolog: MFSSGPNYTKLKTHLRLAINRLKLLEKKKTELTQKARKEIADYIAGGKVERAKIRVEHIIREDYMVEAMELLEMYCDLLLARFGLIQQMKNLDDGLAEAISTILWAAPRMQTDVQEMKVIADILTSKYGRQYMEACRDEQVSSISEKLKHKMSIQSPSKLLVEKYLIEIAKNYNIEYEPDPQVMAEGQDAVLIDVNADGSNNLDVAGGGPQPVGFIGFPQAPLLPGVPSNINAFGSGEKNTVPAMGFVSPGAPLMPEKDQNVPFNPSALSYNIPLDNANSNKPEDDLPPPYCSFPPDLNKQSDNTPKPQPRSKMPNDFQMPELPTVPTDNTSPDGAGGNNDDIDFDDLMKRFEDLKKRK; the protein is encoded by the exons GGTCCTAACTACACGAAGCTGAAAACCCACTTGCGGTTGGCGATAAACAGGTTAAAGCTGCTGGAGAAGAAGAAAACCGAGCTGACTCAGAAAGCCAGGAAAGAAATCGCTGATTACATAGCTGGTGGCAAGGTCGAGAGAGCCAAGATCAGAGTCGAGCATATTATCCGCGAGGACTACATGGTCGAGGCCATGGAACTCCTGGAGATGTACTGCGACTTGCTGCTAGCTAGATTTGGACTTATTCAGCAAATGaa AAACCTAGATGACGGCTTAGCAGAAGCGATATCAACAATCCTCTGGGCAGCACCACGGATGCAGACAGACGTCCAAGAAATGAAAGTAATTGCAGACATATTGACCTCCAAGTATGGACGACAGTACATGGAAGCATGCAGAGACGAACAGGTCTCTTCTATTTCCGAGAAACTTAAACACAAGATGAGCATCCAGTCGCCATCAAAGCTGCTGGTGGAGAAATATTTGATCGAAATCGCCAAGAATTACAACATCGAGTATGAGCCAGATCCCCAGGTGATGGCTGAGGGACAGGATGCTGTGCTCATAGACGTCAATGCTGATGGATCTAACAATCTAGACGTAGCCGGTGGAGGACCTCAGCCTGTGGGTTTCATTGGATTCCCACAGGCTCCATTGCTACCTGGTGTTCCTTCCAATATCAACgctttt gGCTCTGGAGAGAAAAATACCGTACCAGCGATGGGTTTTGTATCTCCTGGAGCTCCGTTGATGCCAGAAAAGGATCAAAATGTTCCGTTCAATCCTTCAGCGTTGTCTTATAATATTCCGTTGGATAATGCTAATAGCAATAAACCA gaAGATGATTTACCACCTCCATACTGTTCATTTCCACCAGATTTGAACAAACAATCAGACAACACCCCAAAGCCTCAACCGCGATCAAAAATGCCCAACGATTTCCAGATGCCTGAACTTCCGACAGTTCCCACTGACAACACATCACCAGACGGAGCTGGTGGGAACAATGATGACATCGATTTCGACGATCTGATGAAGCGCTTCGAGGATTTGAAAAAGCGAAAGTAA